The genomic window ATTGCGGCCTCCGGAATACCACTATTGGGGCTTTCATGCTTACGCCCATCACGGAAAGCTATCCGTAAAGACCTTATAAATCCGTAACCGCAGAGAAATGAGGCGGCAGGAATTAATACCGCACTCATCCTTGCAGGGATATAATTGGCTGCATCATCAAAACGTGCCGACGCCCAACCAAACCGGATATATTTTTCGTTCTTATACCCAACCATAGAATCCAGGGTATTTATCGCCCGATAGGCCATGGCACCAGCAGGCCCCCACAGGAAAGAATAAAACAATGGCGACACAACACCATCAACGCTACTCTCTGCAATGGTTTCCACGCATGCCCTTACGATTTGTTCCTCAGTAAGATGTGCCGTATCCCTCCCGACAATCATCGACAACGTTTGTCTGGCCATTATTACATCATTTTTCCTGAGACAACCCATAATCTTTCTTGCCTCACCAGCCAGGCTTTTTACGGAAATTGCGAAATAAATACAAATAGCGCCGATTACCGTTTCACAGGGATAACGGCATTGTTTGGCAAGAAGTAGTATGGCAAAAATTGCCAGATACGTTCCCATCACAACGACGACGGTTAACAATATTCCGTTGATACGGTCAGGGAGGATACATTTTCGTAATACGAATTCCGCCCGTTCTATAAATCTTCCTATGAGTCGAACCGGATGATATGACCATTGAGGGTCACCAATGGCCAAGTCTATGAGAAAGGCCACTGCCACTTGGACGAGATCAGCATACAAGGGAGCAATCATGATACAGAAATAAAACCGGTAAACACAAAAAAAGAGCCAGAAACCAGAATTCATCAATCGAAATGAAAGACCACTTTGATACCGTAAGCGGTCTTCAATTCTGAATCAAGAACTCTGGCAACTGGCCCCTTTCGAAACAGGTACGCAACGTTTAGTTATTCATTCTCAGACGAGTGCTTCACCGAAAAGATATCACGATTTTAAAACTATTCCTTCACTTCATAATCTGCATCGATTATTTCACCCTCTCCACCCTCCCCTTTTTTCCCTTTGCTTTTCTTGTCTTCATCCCCCGGTGGAGGCGGTGGCTGCTGCTCTCCTTGTTTGGCAGATTGCTCATATACTTTTGAACTGATTTCATGCAAGGCGCTGGTTAAGGCATCCATTTTTTGCTGAATATCTTTTTCATCATCCGCTTTAACCGATTCTCTTAACTCCTTAATTGCAGACTCAATCTTCTGCTTCTGAGAGTCGTCGATCTTGCTGGCTACGTCTTTAAGGGTTTTTTCTGCACTGTAAGCCAGAGTATCTGCCTTGTTTTTTGTCTCAGCCCTTTCTTTTGCCTGTTTGTCCTGGTCTGCGTATTCCTGTGACTGCTTAACCATCCGGTCGATATCGTCCTTATTTAATTTGGTCGACGCCGTGATGGTAATCTTTTGCTCGTTTCCTGTACCCAAGTCCTTTGCATGGACATTAATGATGCCATTGGCATCAATATCGAATGATACCTCAACCTGAGGAACGCCCCTTGGTGCAGGTGGGATACCGGACAAATGAAATCTTCCCAGGGTTACATTGTCTCTGGCCATTGACCTTTCACCCTGAAGGACGTGCACTTCAACGCTGGTCTGATTATCTTCCGCCGTTGTAAAGACCTGGCTTTTCTTCGTTGGGATCGTAGTATTTCTTTCAATTAAATGGGTAAACACACCGCCAAGGGTTTCTATGCCGAGCGATAGTGGTGTCACATCCAGAAGCACAAGATCTTTGACCTCTCCCGACAAAACGCCGGCCTGGATTGCGGCGCCCATGGCAACGCACTCCATCGGATCAATGCCCCGTTCGATCTTTTTTCCAACATAATCTTCCACAAATTTTTGAACGATAGGCATCCTTGTTGGTCCACCCACCAGAATAATCTTGTGAATGTCATTCGGCGTCAATTTGGCATCTTTTAGCGCCTGTTCAACCGACTGACCGCATCGATTCACAATCGGTGAAACCAATTGTTCCAGTTTTGCCCGGGTTATTGCATGGGTGAAGTGTTTTGGTCCCGATGCATCAGCCGTAAGGAAGGGCAGGTTGATATCCGTGGTTAACGTTGTGGAAAGTTCGATCTTGGCCTTTTCTCCGGCCTCCCGTAATCGCTGCATAGCCATCTTGTCGTTTTTGAGATCGATTCCATATTCTTTCTTGAACTCAGACACCAGGTAGTCCACAATGGTGTTATCCATATCGGTGCCACCCAATTGGGTATCGCCGCTCGTTGAGACCACCTCAAAAACACCCTGACCAAAGTCCATTATGGTACAATCCAAAGTACCACCGCCCAAATCGAACACCAGAATTTTTTGAGATTCTTCAACCTTGTCCAACCCATAGGCAAGTGATGCCGCGGTAGGCTCGTTAATAATACGGACAACATCTAATCCGGCAATCGTCCCAGCATCTTTCGTGGCTTGCCTTTGGTTATCGTTGAAATAAGCCGGAACCGTGATTACGGCCTTTTCAACCCGTTCACCAAGAAAAGCCTCCGCGTCCTGCTTTATCTTTTGCAGAATAAATGCTGAGATTTGCTGTGGAGTAAAGGTTTTGCCCCGAATGGTGACTTTGTAATCGGTGCCCATCTTTCTCTTAATTGCATAAATAGTGCCTTCCGGGTTGCTGACAGCCTGTCTTCTTGCGGGTTCGCCCACCAGTTTTTCTCCGTCTTTGGTGAAAGCGACATACGAAGGAAATGCCTTTCCACCAACGGTTGCGCCTTCTGCACTGGGAATAATCGTAGGCTTGCCACCAATCAAAACAGCAGCAGCAGAGTTACTTGTCCCTAAGTCTATACCAATTATCTTTGCCATTTCTTAACCTCCTTTTTCCTCTTCTGGCTTTTCTGGTTCCTGAGTAGTTTCCGATATTTTTGATTTCTGAGATACAACTACTTTCGCGGCTCTTAACACTAAATTATTTAATAGATAACCTCGTTGAATCTCCTCCAATACAGTATCTTCAGGCACATCATTATTAACCTTTTGCATCATGACCTCATGCTTATAGACGTCTAAGTGCAAACCCACAGAAGGTATTGGTTCCAGGCCTTCCGACTTCAAGATACGTGAAAATTCCTTGTAAATCATTTTAACCCCTTCAAGAAGATCATTTTCTTTTGTATCCGTCGTTGTGCAGACTGCTTTTCCCAAGCACTCGTAAATATCCAGGAGTTTTTTAATGAGTGACTCAGCAGCAGTACGCTCAATCGTTTGACGTTCTTTTGCAGCCCATTTTTTATAGTTTTCAAAATCTGCTGCCAGGCGTCGCATCGATTCCTGAAGTTCGCTAATTCTCTTCTTATTTACCTCGAGTTCCTGTTTCAGTGATTGAATTATTATTTGCTGTTCTGCAAACAATACCTCAGAAGGTTGCACAACTTCCATTTTTTCGGATGGATTAGCATCCTTTTCTGTTCCATTCGACATGGTAATCTTACCCTAAATAATCTTCCCAAAATACAACTTTTGCAGACTTATTTCACAAATATGGTTATTATAATACCATAATTAAAATCTCTGTCAACGAGTTGCTGACGGAATCAGCTACATCCCGCCTTCTCTTAAAATTTTTGCAAGCATCGCTACCTGCCGAAGAGGAATGCTGGTCTCATGCAACCCTTTTATGGTTGCTTCAATGTCATAGTGAACCCGTTTTATCTCAGCATGTCCATCCTCCCATACTGCATACGACGCCATAGGAATGCCATCACGCGGCTGACCTACACTTCCAGGATTTACCACCGTAACGCCCCTGATCATACGAACCATGGGCAAGTGGGTGTGTCCCAGAAAGACGACGTCGGCAGAAACATCCGTTAGTTCTGAATCCCATTGCTCGTCGGAGACATCTGGCCTGAGATATTTATAAAGATCACCGCCGGGTGACCCATGTGATAATAAAAATTTTTTCCCATCGCTTTCTAAAAGTGCCGATACGGGTAAATTACCAAGATATTCTTTTTCTTCTGCATTTAAAACAGCCCTCGAAAACACCTTCCCGGCATTACTAAGTTCCTGATATTTCACGGAACACCCGCACTCTGCATTCCTGCCAATAGCGTTATCGTGATTTCCCCGAACTACCGTGTTGGTTAATCCTCTGATCCTCTCCATACAGAGACGAGGATAATGTCCGTAATTCACTATGTCACCAAGACAAAAAACCATATCGGCGCGTTCTGAGACCGCGTCTAATGCCGCCAAATTGCCATGAACGTCTGAAATGACCAGGATCTTCATGTACACGGTATCATTTGACTACTCAGTATAAATAGTTCGTAAAACTATGTATTATACTGATATAATATTGCTAATCAAGCACTATCTGATACCTTTAAATAACCCTGCGCGTTTTGGTAGTCAGCCCGTACCCGCGTGCTATAAATCGGAGGAGAAAAATTTATTATGAGGATTGTTGAAAACCTTGTGACGTTTCGTTTAAGACTTAAAAATTCCCCTGGTACCCTTGGAAAGGCCCTTACGACCATCGGCAAGTCGGGTGGAAGTATGGGTAACATTCAAATTATTAAGGCCGACAAGGATTTTAAAATCAGGGATCTGGCAGTGTATGTTAGCACCGACGAACAAGTTAAAGAAATTGTGAACACGCTTTCTGCCCTTGGAAAAGACCATGTTGAGGTCATTTCTGTTAAGGACAAGGTCTTTGAACTCCATGAAAAGGGAAAGATTTCCATAAGTAACCGCATTGGCATTACGACATTTGAAGACCTTTCACGGGTTTATACCCCTGGTGTAGCCAAAGTATGCAAGGCGATCCAGAAGCGTCCGGAACTGGCAAGGGAATATACGATCATCAAAAATACCGTCGCCGTTGTCACCGACGGCACGGCAATCCTGGGATTAGGTGATATTGGCCCGGTAGCCGGAATGCCTGTTATGGAAGGCAAAGCCATGCTGTTCAAGGCATTTGGCAATATTGATGCGTTTCCCATTTTACTGAATACCAGGGACACTGATGAAATCGTTAAAACGATGGTAAACATTTCCTCTACTTTTGGCGGCATAAATCTCGAGGATATCTCTGCTCCCCGATGCTTTGAGATTGAAAGACGATTGAAGGAAATCTTACCGGTTCCCGTTTTCCATGATGACCAGCACGGCACTGCAGTGGTCTGTCTTGCCGGTCTCCTTAACGCCTTGAAAGTAGTAAACAAAACAATAGAAAACATTTCTGCAGTTATCAGTGGTGCAGGCGCCGCAGGAATATCGATTGCTCACATGCTTATACATGCAGGAGCAAAGGACATTGTGGTTTGCGATACTTCCGGTATCATTTACAAAGGGAGAACAACTAATATGAATTTGGAGAAAGAGGCGCTTGCGCAGATCACGAATCAAAAAAACGAAAGAGGGACGATTGCAGATGCGATGGTGGGAAAAGATGTTTTCATTGGCGTCTCTGGTCCCAATTCTATTACAAGAGACATGGTAAAGACCATGCAAAAAGACTCCATTGTATTCGCCATGGCAAATCCCAATCCGGAAATCGAGCCGGATTTAATCGAGGATATTGCAAGGATAGTTGCCACCGGACGATCAGATTATCATAATCAAATCAATAATGTGCTTTGTTTTCCCGGTCTTTTTCGTGGTGCATTAGATAGCGGGGCAACGACGATCAATGATACCATGAACATGGCTGCAGCTTATGCTATCGCGCACGCTATTGAGGAGGAGCATCTCTCTGAGGATTACATTATACCAAGCGTATTCAATGAAAAAGTGCATAAAAACGTGGCTAGGGCGGTAGCGGATGCAGCTATGAAAACCGGTGTTGCCAGACGAAACATCTTTTCATGAATACCCAGCGAAACACGCCTTACCGGATACCTTCTATTTCCGTGTCAATGCCCTTGGAACTGCAATCGATTTCGATAGGAGAAATCTTGTTTTTCATATTGTCAGTCAGGAGTCTTATTTTGGGCTTTAATAGCTGGTGGGTATTTAACGAAGATACTACTCCGGTAAAATTCATATACTTGCCATTCTTAATTCTTATTTCACAACCTACCGGATATTTAGGTACGACACTTAAAAAGCAGTCAACCAATTCTTTGTTGAATTGCGATCCTGCCCCGTTTTTTATCATTTCATACACCACGTCAGGCGGCAATCCCGGACGATATGGCCTGTCTGAACTACAGGCATCATAAACATCTGCAAGCGCTGCAATCTCCGCAATCATAATCATTTTCTCTTGCTCAGTGAAAGTGACACCTTTGTCGTCGAGCTTGTTCGTACCTTTCAGTCCGCGCGGATACCCCTTGCCATCCTGTCTTTCATGGTGCTGGTAAGGAATATGAGCTGAGACTATCCCAATATTGTGAATATCTTTCAGTAATTCATATCCATAGGTGGGATGTTGTTTCACAGCACTAAATTCTTCTGCCGTTAATTTCCCGGCCTTGTTAATTATTTTTTCATCGATAAAGATCTTTCCGATATCGTGCAGAAACTCGCCAATCGCAATCTGTACTAATTTTTCCCTGACAAGGTGGAGTTTTTTCCCAATAATTAAGGATATTACTGCCGTATCAATTGAATGCTCATAGGTGTAGTTATCAATGCTTCTTATCGAATTCAGCCCGGACAAAATATCCTGATTCATAATTTCATCAATGAAATAGTTTATATCATTACACAGTTGTTTAAAGGCTTGACTTTCTTGAAATGATTTTTTGATCTTTGGCGCGTTAATGCATTTTATGATGGACTCTGCAGTTTTGGCCTCTATATTTGTTATGGCGGACTGAGTTATCTTATACGTCTTAAAAATATTTTTTGTAGACATAATCCGGATTTTATCAGATATCGGATCATTCAAGACAATGTCCGCCGTTTCACCATCGTCAATATAAATTCGGACAAACCCTCTGTTTTTCAAAAGGGTGATATAGGTATTTGTTAACACAACTCCTTTGTTTAACAACACCTCATAATTATATCCGTAAATGGTGTTGCCAAGAACCATGCCCGGCTCGGCTGAATTTATGTTAATTCGTCTCATACGGTCAACAGTTAGGTCATTTTATAAGATTGTTTTGTTCGCGTTATTTTTGCGGCTGCCTCGCCATTCACGCCAGCCCAAAAGATAATTCCATGCGGAAGAGAACGTCATAGCCAGATACAACAAGCCTGCAACAGGCA from Candidatus Brocadia sp. includes these protein-coding regions:
- a CDS encoding cobalamin biosynthesis protein, coding for MIAPLYADLVQVAVAFLIDLAIGDPQWSYHPVRLIGRFIERAEFVLRKCILPDRINGILLTVVVVMGTYLAIFAILLLAKQCRYPCETVIGAICIYFAISVKSLAGEARKIMGCLRKNDVIMARQTLSMIVGRDTAHLTEEQIVRACVETIAESSVDGVVSPLFYSFLWGPAGAMAYRAINTLDSMVGYKNEKYIRFGWASARFDDAANYIPARMSAVLIPAASFLCGYGFIRSLRIAFRDGRKHESPNSGIPEAAMAGALGVQLGGPSTYQGEVVDKPLIGDAHNHLTVNSIDHAVKILYITAVLFLISGIGVILCLKWLVC
- the dnaK gene encoding molecular chaperone DnaK, giving the protein MAKIIGIDLGTSNSAAAVLIGGKPTIIPSAEGATVGGKAFPSYVAFTKDGEKLVGEPARRQAVSNPEGTIYAIKRKMGTDYKVTIRGKTFTPQQISAFILQKIKQDAEAFLGERVEKAVITVPAYFNDNQRQATKDAGTIAGLDVVRIINEPTAASLAYGLDKVEESQKILVFDLGGGTLDCTIMDFGQGVFEVVSTSGDTQLGGTDMDNTIVDYLVSEFKKEYGIDLKNDKMAMQRLREAGEKAKIELSTTLTTDINLPFLTADASGPKHFTHAITRAKLEQLVSPIVNRCGQSVEQALKDAKLTPNDIHKIILVGGPTRMPIVQKFVEDYVGKKIERGIDPMECVAMGAAIQAGVLSGEVKDLVLLDVTPLSLGIETLGGVFTHLIERNTTIPTKKSQVFTTAEDNQTSVEVHVLQGERSMARDNVTLGRFHLSGIPPAPRGVPQVEVSFDIDANGIINVHAKDLGTGNEQKITITASTKLNKDDIDRMVKQSQEYADQDKQAKERAETKNKADTLAYSAEKTLKDVASKIDDSQKQKIESAIKELRESVKADDEKDIQQKMDALTSALHEISSKVYEQSAKQGEQQPPPPPGDEDKKSKGKKGEGGEGEIIDADYEVKE
- a CDS encoding nucleotide exchange factor GrpE; the protein is MSNGTEKDANPSEKMEVVQPSEVLFAEQQIIIQSLKQELEVNKKRISELQESMRRLAADFENYKKWAAKERQTIERTAAESLIKKLLDIYECLGKAVCTTTDTKENDLLEGVKMIYKEFSRILKSEGLEPIPSVGLHLDVYKHEVMMQKVNNDVPEDTVLEEIQRGYLLNNLVLRAAKVVVSQKSKISETTQEPEKPEEEKGG
- a CDS encoding metallophosphatase family protein, giving the protein MKILVISDVHGNLAALDAVSERADMVFCLGDIVNYGHYPRLCMERIRGLTNTVVRGNHDNAIGRNAECGCSVKYQELSNAGKVFSRAVLNAEEKEYLGNLPVSALLESDGKKFLLSHGSPGGDLYKYLRPDVSDEQWDSELTDVSADVVFLGHTHLPMVRMIRGVTVVNPGSVGQPRDGIPMASYAVWEDGHAEIKRVHYDIEATIKGLHETSIPLRQVAMLAKILREGGM
- a CDS encoding NAD-dependent malic enzyme; translated protein: MRIVENLVTFRLRLKNSPGTLGKALTTIGKSGGSMGNIQIIKADKDFKIRDLAVYVSTDEQVKEIVNTLSALGKDHVEVISVKDKVFELHEKGKISISNRIGITTFEDLSRVYTPGVAKVCKAIQKRPELAREYTIIKNTVAVVTDGTAILGLGDIGPVAGMPVMEGKAMLFKAFGNIDAFPILLNTRDTDEIVKTMVNISSTFGGINLEDISAPRCFEIERRLKEILPVPVFHDDQHGTAVVCLAGLLNALKVVNKTIENISAVISGAGAAGISIAHMLIHAGAKDIVVCDTSGIIYKGRTTNMNLEKEALAQITNQKNERGTIADAMVGKDVFIGVSGPNSITRDMVKTMQKDSIVFAMANPNPEIEPDLIEDIARIVATGRSDYHNQINNVLCFPGLFRGALDSGATTINDTMNMAAAYAIAHAIEEEHLSEDYIIPSVFNEKVHKNVARAVADAAMKTGVARRNIFS
- a CDS encoding HD domain-containing protein, which gives rise to MRRININSAEPGMVLGNTIYGYNYEVLLNKGVVLTNTYITLLKNRGFVRIYIDDGETADIVLNDPISDKIRIMSTKNIFKTYKITQSAITNIEAKTAESIIKCINAPKIKKSFQESQAFKQLCNDINYFIDEIMNQDILSGLNSIRSIDNYTYEHSIDTAVISLIIGKKLHLVREKLVQIAIGEFLHDIGKIFIDEKIINKAGKLTAEEFSAVKQHPTYGYELLKDIHNIGIVSAHIPYQHHERQDGKGYPRGLKGTNKLDDKGVTFTEQEKMIMIAEIAALADVYDACSSDRPYRPGLPPDVVYEMIKNGAGSQFNKELVDCFLSVVPKYPVGCEIRIKNGKYMNFTGVVSSLNTHQLLKPKIRLLTDNMKNKISPIEIDCSSKGIDTEIEGIR